CGGCCGCGCCTTCGCCGAGTCCCAGTCCTCGTCCTTCCCGTGCTGCGGCCGGTGCTGCGCGGCGAACTGCAGGCCGTGCAGGCCAAGCGTCTTCACGGCCCGATCAATCTTCTTGATGCAGTACGCGGGGTCCTCGTCTATCAGCCACTCCTCGACGATCGCAAGTCCCTGGATGCGGTCCGGGTAGAGCTTGCACGCCGCGGCAATGAACTCGTTGGAGCGGCTCATGTACGGCGTGCGGTGCAACAGAGCCCTGTCCACGCCGGCATAGTCCATCTCCGCCACCAGGTCGTCCGCGCCGAACGAAAGATCGCGGATGTAGGTCGGCAGGACCTGCTTTACATAGTCCTCGTTGTCGACGGTCCACTCAACCTGCCCGTGAGATCCTGCCCGGAAATTGGCGTTCTTGAGCGACTTGTAGTTCCACGTGTCCTTCGGGTCCACCAGGCCGCTGGAGTCGGCGGGCTTGCGGTCGCGCTTTCGCCAGGCGGGCTGCTGGCGCGCCGTCGCCATGTACATCTGGAGGGTCTGCCAGAACTCGGATGGGCTGTCGAACCCGCCGTTCTGGTCCGGCCGCTGAATTATGTATGCGTGTCCGTCGTAGATCATGGTTGCTTCCTTGTTTACGGCAAAATCGCGACGCCGGAAATTTCCACCAACAGCTCCTCGCGGGCAAGGCCCTCTACGACCAGAAGCGTCGCCGTGGGATAGTTCGCCTTCGGGTACTTCTCGGCAAAGATGGCTGTGCGGGCGTCCATGAACGGCTGGACGTTCTTGCGGCCGACGATGTAGTACATGAGCTCCACAACGTTGTCCCAGGACGCGCCGGCGCTCTTCAATATGGCGTCCAGGTTTGCAAAGACCTGCTTCGTCTGCGCCCCCGCGTCGCTCGCGCCCACAAGTTTCCCGTCTATGTCTGTCGCAATCTGACCGGCGATGATCAGGAACTCGCCGCCGCGCGCCCTGACGGCGTGGTTGTACTTGCCTCCAGGAGGGGCCACCCCTTCAGGCTTGAATATCCTCGAGTAGGACTGTGTCATGTGCAGGCTCCTTGGATTTCAGATCTTGAGCAAACGCTCCGCGTTGTGCCATGTGATGTCTTCGTAGTGCGCCTTCGAGCTGCAGAGCTTCCTGAGCACTGGCAGCATCCTTTCGGAGAGGCACTGCCTGAACTTGCCGTTAGGCTGCACCATCCCCTTCCCTTCCGGGCATGGGCAGTCGGACCCCCACATCAGCTTCTTTCGGTGGCGGGCCAGAAATTCCGCGCCGAATTCCTCGTCCCTCGCCATCGCGTTGAAGCCGGAAGTGGCGGAGAGATCGCCGTAGAGATTCGGGTAATCCGACAGCCAGCGGTCCGTGAGCCCTCCACGGACAACCTTCCCTTCGGGGTAGTCCTTGAAGGCAGGCGACTTGTAGTCCGAATCGGCGTCCGCGCTGACGTTAGACCAGTAGGCCATGGCGTGACCAATGAAAGTTGTTCCGGGCAGGGCCTTCAATACTCCCTCGAACGCCGGGAAGTTGTAGTTATGGTGGTCGCTATAGTCAAAGTGAATGAGCACCGGGAGCCCAAGCTCGCCGCAAAGACGGTACATTTCCATCGAGTACGGGTGGTCTACCGGCAGCTTGACCTTGTGCTCCCCCAGGCCTTTGATCTTCCCGGTGGCGTGGAGCTTTGAGATCGTCTCGAGCGCGTTCCTATCAAAGGGATTGACGTGGCAAAAGGCAAAGACCTGTCCCGGCTTCTCGTCCACCGCCGCGAGGGCTTCCTCGTTGGGCCACGCGTGGTCCCGCACAGCCGTAACCTCTCCGCCGGCGATCGGAAGGACCACAGACTTCCCGCCGCCGTACAGGTCCAGGTGCGACAG
The nucleotide sequence above comes from SAR202 cluster bacterium. Encoded proteins:
- a CDS encoding RidA family protein; the encoded protein is MTQSYSRIFKPEGVAPPGGKYNHAVRARGGEFLIIAGQIATDIDGKLVGASDAGAQTKQVFANLDAILKSAGASWDNVVELMYYIVGRKNVQPFMDARTAIFAEKYPKANYPTATLLVVEGLAREELLVEISGVAILP